The Myxococcales bacterium region ACGACTCAAGACGGACACGTCGGTCGACGTGCGGGCCGCGGCCGCTCGCTGGCTCACGTTGCAGCCCGACCGAGAAGCGCGTGAGGCGCTCGCGCGATGCGTGAACAGCGAGCGCTCGCCCCGTGTGGCCCGGGCTTGTCAGCAGCGCCCCCTGCCACACCTCGGTGCAGCGCCGCGCCCCGTCGAGGTCTTCGTGGTGCCGTACGGGGCCACGGGCCCGAAGCCGTATTCACAGTACGTCCTCGAGCTCGGCGACGGTTTCGTTCGGGCCGGGACAACCGACCGGCGAGGAGCCCTCTTCGAGCCGACCGCGACCGGGGAGCTCGCGCTACGGCGCCCTGAAGGACCGCCGGTCGCTCAGGACCGGAAGTAGGTCGCCGCGCAGGTGTCGTTCTCCCAGAGCTCGACGCGGTTCACGCTGACCCGTGCGTCGTCGATCTTGGCCGCGAGCGCGTCGGCGACCACGCGGGCGATGTTCTCGGCGCTTGGATTGACGTCATCGTAGGGCGCGATCTCGTTCAGAAAGACGTGCTCGTACGGCTCCACGAGCTCTCGCAGGATGCGCCCCAGATCGTTGAAATCGAGGACGAAGCCGCGGTCGTCGAGGCGCGACGCGCGCACGGTCGCTTTGACGCGCCAATTGTGGCCGTGGAGGCGCTCACCCTCGCCCGGGGCGAGCCGGAGTTGGTGAGCAGCGGCAAAACACGTCTCTTGGCTAATTTCCCACATCGGAGCGACTCCCGCGGGGCTCATAGCACACGTCGAAGCGGCCGACGGCTGCTTTCAGCGCGGGCCCCAATTCCCGGGCGGACCGCGATCCGCATGCTAGTTTTTCGGGGCGATGCGCCGACGCAAACGCCGCCCTTCGCTGCCGCAGCCGGAGCCCCTCGAGGAGCTCTTGGACCGAGCCGGCGAGTCGCGGTTCGCGCCTCGAAAGCTCCCGATTCCCACACGCGCGTGGTCTCAGGCGCTGGGCCCGCGCATCGCCGATCGCGCGCGCCCACTCATCCTTGAGGGCGGCGTCTTAACGGTCAAAGTCACCTCGAGCACGTGGGCCACCGAGCTCGCGATGCTCAAACCGTGGCTCCTCGAAAGGATCCGCGCCGCGGGGTTCGCCGTGAGCGATCTGCGCTTCCGCGTCGGCGCCCTCGACCTCCCGCCTAGGCCACCCGAGCGCCGCGCGACGCGCGTCGTCCCGGCACCCGCGGCGCTCCCGAGAGAGCTGGCGGAGCATTTGTCACAAATCGAGGACCCCGAGCTGCGCGAGGCCGTCGCCCTCGCGGCGCGCGCCAACCTGGCGTGGCGCGACAACGTCGAGCCCGGCCGGCGGCGACCGCCGAAGCGCTAGCAGCGTGCGCGCGAACCTCGGCGAGCCGCGAGCGGCTAGGAATCCGACCTAGCGCAGATTGGCCAGGCGCTCGAGGCCCTCGAGCCGTTGAATGAGGAAGCGATCGGCGGGCCCGAATTGCGCCGCGCGAGCGCGAAGCTGCTCGATGTAGTCCCTCAGGCGGCGCACGTCGATCGACGTGACGCGCCGGAGCGCGTTGTAGAGTTCGTCGATGACGGGAGCCGGCGCCGGCCTGTTTTGAGCCGCGTAGAGCTCAACGACGTAGTCCGCCCAGGCGCCCTTCCCCGTCGCCGTCGCGAGCTTCGCGGAGAAGCGCGCGGCTTGATCGACGAGCGAAGACGTGACCCGCTTGCCCGCCCGGCTCGCTTCGATGACGTCCGTGAGGGGCGACGCGAGGAGGCGCTCCGCCTCGAGCACGCGGCCCATGGCGAGCGCTTTCTCCGCGACTCCCGCGAGGAGGTTGAAGGCGTCGGCGCGCCGGACCATGCTCGTCTCGAA contains the following coding sequences:
- a CDS encoding FHA domain-containing protein, which encodes MRFRLRYMQHDLELPDGEFVVGRNASCQLSLDDPLVSRRHARFLVGEGVAIEDLQSRNGVLVNGQRIHGKTALQVGDRILIGTQELALLVAHESHEGRARLKATMPKVEAAVVAPVTPPPLRTGTSANGPESSVSDEFETSMVRRADAFNLLAGVAEKALAMGRVLEAERLLASPLTDVIEASRAGKRVTSSLVDQAARFSAKLATATGKGAWADYVVELYAAQNRPAPAPVIDELYNALRRVTSIDVRRLRDYIEQLRARAAQFGPADRFLIQRLEGLERLANLR
- a CDS encoding 6-carboxytetrahydropterin synthase → MWEISQETCFAAAHQLRLAPGEGERLHGHNWRVKATVRASRLDDRGFVLDFNDLGRILRELVEPYEHVFLNEIAPYDDVNPSAENIARVVADALAAKIDDARVSVNRVELWENDTCAATYFRS
- a CDS encoding DUF721 domain-containing protein, which translates into the protein MRRRKRRPSLPQPEPLEELLDRAGESRFAPRKLPIPTRAWSQALGPRIADRARPLILEGGVLTVKVTSSTWATELAMLKPWLLERIRAAGFAVSDLRFRVGALDLPPRPPERRATRVVPAPAALPRELAEHLSQIEDPELREAVALAARANLAWRDNVEPGRRRPPKR